One Microcoleus sp. FACHB-831 DNA window includes the following coding sequences:
- a CDS encoding competence protein CoiA, which produces MPLTAWIDDEKVLAPLVSDEDWEAWKNQRDIKISLACCKSSGFLRNSKLGTKHFVHKCKTGCNWKPETQEHLLAKSEIVKACLEAGYEADTEVSGLDWRADVLASKGKVKIAFEIQWSPQTLQLTQERQTKYKRDEIRGCWLFRKLPSSKASKELPMFELALNSNNKFVVHIPTQDINNKRSLSLENISLSEFIKSLLSKKIKFCESYVSIKEQITYLSFFSVKCSQCNKPYHVYMVQETFIVSKSLCGIDVNIPHYSNYGKKLCLDKPFVFASEIVNFARFISKENKNINMGEIKSRYKHNKWNNWLSFGCHWCDAILPYHPDYYNKCKTKHYSYLCTSMAYCIKGLKPSEQIFNKDLGGHWCYPKDENFCT; this is translated from the coding sequence ATGCCGCTTACAGCTTGGATTGATGATGAAAAAGTGTTGGCTCCTCTAGTATCAGATGAGGATTGGGAAGCTTGGAAGAATCAGCGCGATATAAAAATAAGTTTGGCTTGTTGTAAGTCTTCTGGCTTCCTACGCAACTCTAAACTTGGAACTAAGCATTTTGTACACAAATGCAAAACAGGGTGCAATTGGAAGCCAGAAACTCAAGAGCATCTTTTAGCTAAAAGCGAGATTGTAAAAGCTTGCTTAGAAGCAGGGTATGAAGCTGACACAGAAGTTTCTGGTTTAGACTGGCGTGCTGATGTTTTAGCTAGTAAAGGCAAAGTTAAAATTGCTTTTGAGATTCAGTGGAGCCCTCAAACTTTACAACTAACTCAAGAGAGGCAGACAAAATATAAGCGTGATGAAATTAGAGGTTGCTGGCTTTTCCGAAAACTCCCTAGCTCTAAGGCAAGTAAAGAATTGCCGATGTTTGAGTTAGCTTTAAATTCTAATAACAAATTTGTTGTACACATTCCTACTCAAGATATAAATAACAAAAGAAGCCTTTCGTTAGAAAATATTTCACTCTCTGAGTTTATTAAAAGTTTATTATCAAAAAAAATTAAATTTTGCGAGTCTTATGTTTCTATAAAAGAACAAATAACTTATCTAAGCTTCTTTTCAGTAAAGTGTTCGCAATGCAATAAACCATATCACGTTTACATGGTACAAGAAACTTTTATTGTTAGTAAGAGTTTATGCGGTATCGACGTAAACATACCTCATTATTCAAATTATGGGAAAAAACTTTGTCTTGATAAACCTTTTGTTTTTGCCTCTGAAATTGTTAACTTTGCCAGATTTATTTCCAAAGAAAATAAAAATATAAACATGGGTGAAATTAAATCTCGTTACAAACACAATAAGTGGAACAACTGGTTATCTTTTGGTTGTCATTGGTGCGATGCAATTTTGCCTTATCATCCAGACTATTATAATAAATGCAAAACTAAGCACTATAGCTATT